In Halanaerobium praevalens DSM 2228, the DNA window TAATAAAAGATTATCACTCAGAGCAGTAATTTCACGGTAACCCATTTCTTGTAATTTAGATGTCATTTTTATTTGAGCCGGAATTAAAGCTGCTAAATTATATTTAGCTCCATTTAAATCTTCAATTGAATTACAAAGATACATTAAACCACCACATTCAGCATAAATTGGGAGACCAGCTTTAGCTTTTGCTTTTAAACTTGCTTGAAAGCTTTTGTTAGCCTCCAGTTCTGCTAAAAAACTTTCTGGAAAACCTCCTCCTAGATAAAAGGCATCAACTTCAGGTAATTGAACATCATTGAGTGGACTCACCTCAATAATTTCTACTCCTAATTCTTGCAATAAATCAAGGTTAGCTTGATAATAAAAATTAAAGGCTTGATCAAAGGCAACAGCAACTTTAATTTTATTTTTGCTAATATCTTTTTTGAAATCGCTTTTAAATAAATCTACAAAAGGCTTGAATTGAGTTCCAGTTTTAAATTCTGGATTTTTTTCTACTGCAGCTATTTCTAATAGGGCTTCTAAATCTAAATATTTTTCTATAATTTGAATTAATTTTTCTAAATAATTTTCTAATTCTTTACTTTCAGCTACTGGAACCAGACCTAAGTGGCGTTCAGGTAATTTTAGTTCTTGATTTTTAGGTAAATAGCCTAAAACTTTTAATTCAGGCATTTTAGCTTTAATAGCATCTCTTAAAAGTTGATAATGATGCTGACTGCTTACATTATTAATAATAACAGCTTTTAGCTTTAAGTCTGGATCATAATGTTTGTAACCATAAACTTCTGCTGCTGCACTTTGAGCTATTTTTCGAGCATCAATAATTAAAACAACTGGTGCTTTAACTGTTTTAGCTATTTCAGCTGAACTGCTGACTGAATCCTTACCTTTACCATCAAATAAGCCCATAACCCCTTCAATAATTGAAATATCAGCTTGAGCACTAAGTTTTGAAAATATTTGCTGGACTCCAGCAGTACCCAAAAAATAGCTATCTAAATTATAAGAATTCTGACTACAAATTAAAGTATGAAAACCTGGATCTATATAATCAGGCCCAACTTTAAAAGGCTGGACTTGCAGTCCTCTCTTTTTAAGAGCAGCCATTAGGCCTAAAGCTATTGTAGTTTTGCCAACACCACTTCTAGTACCAGCAATAAGTAATTTTTTATTCACTTTCAATTTCCTCCTCTACAGCTGCCAGAGTAATACCTGAGTATTTTGTTTTATCGATTATTAATTGGCCAGATTTAGAAGCTAAAATAGCCGCTGGCGCTGCAGCAGCTGAGACTCCAATTGTTTTTTTAACAAAATCTGATTTTGCTATTTCTAAATCTGCTTCTATCTTTTTAATTTCAGATCGCTCAATTATTTTTAATGGCCAATTATATTTAGCAGCTAATTTTACAATTCCTCTTTCATCTTTTTTTAAATCAATAGTAGCTAGACCTTTAATACTAGCTTGAGCTAAATTATTTTGGGCTAAAAATTGCTTTAATGCTTGCTCAAGTTTTTTGAAAGGAGTATTTTTTCTACAGCCAAGACCAATAATCAAATTTTTAGGAAAAAGTTGAATCTGGTTTGCTCCTAATTTAAATTTTTGATTAGCAACCACTACCTTAAAAACATTGGCTTCAGCTGAATTATCAAATTCTGACATAGGATATTTTTTTAGATTATCATCTGCTGGTAACTTGAATTTATAATTACTAAAAATATGAAGCTCTTGTTTAAATAATAAAGCAGAATTTGCTTTTTTCAAACGTTTAAAAGGCTTTATTTCACAATTTAAACGCTGAGCTAAAAGATCAATAGCTAGCTTGTTATTACAATCTGTAGCTGTTGTAATCACTGGCCTAGCTCCTAAAATTTTGGCAATTTCTAGTGTAAGCTCGTTTGCTCTACCCAAATGTCCTGATAAAGTACTAATTACATTTTGACCCTGATCATCAATAGTGATAATCGCAGGATCAGTCTTTTTACTTTCTAAAAGCTCAGCTATAATACGAATTACAATACCTAAGGCCATTATAAAAATTAAAGCATCATAGTCTTTAAAAATCTTAGTCACTATTTTTCTTAAAGAGCTAAAAGTTTTAAATTGATTCTTAGTTTTAGCTCCAACTAATCTTTCTGAGCAAAACAAATCTAAATTTGGATTTTCCTGTTTTAACTTTAAAGCATTTTTTTTGGCTGCTGGTGTTAAGACTAAAACTGCTATTTTTGCTTTTTCAAACACTATCTCACCTCAAATCAAATCAATCTATTATATATTCTATCAAATTATCAACAGTATTAAAAACTTTGGGATAATCAATTTTTGGTCTTTCGATTAAAATAACTGTTAAACCAAGTGCAGCTGCAGCTTCAATTTTAGTTTTTAAACCACCTGTTTTTCCACTTGCCTTAGTTATAATAACATCTGCTTGGTACTCTTTAAACATTGCCTGGTTAAATTCTTTGCTAAAAGGACCCTTAGCTGCTACCAAATTAGCAGGAGATATACCAGCAGCTAAAATCTTTTTAATAAAAGCTGGAAAAGCCATTATCCTCAAAAATAGTCGCTGCTTATAATTAGTAATCTCATTTATAAAAATATTTATATTTTTAGAGCCTGTAGTTAAAAATATCTTTTCAAAATCTTTAGCTTTAAAAGCAGCTTCCTGATAACTAGCCACTCTAATTATTTTAGCTTGGGCAGTTAATTTAGTGTCTAATTTGAGCTCTTGACGTTCAAAACGAAGATAAGTAATCTCAGTTTGTTGAGCAGCTTTAATAGCATTTTTGCTTATTTTATCTGCAAAAGGATGAGTAGCATCAATAATTTGAGTTATTTTTTGACTTTTAATTAAATCAATTAAAGCTTTTGTATCCATTCTTTTTTTAATAACTGGTATTTCAAATTTTTCCTTAATCAATTCTTGGCCATAATCAGTTGTTACTGATGCTATTATTCTTTTTTGCTTTTCTTTTAAAGCTGAAATTATTTGATAACTATCAGAACTTCCAGCAATAATTAAAATCATACATTATAACCTCTGGGAGTAATTATTTTATTATTAGCAGCATAACTTTGAGAGTTTCCAATAATTACAGTTGATAGCATATCTACTTTAGTTAAGGGTAAATTTTCTAAATCAGTAATCAGAACTTCTTCTCCCTCTCTTGAAATATTTTTTACTATTCCAACAGGAGTTTTAGGATCACGCTCTTTTAAATAAATTTCTCTTGCTTTTTTTAGCTGCTTTTTTCTTCTACTGCTGCGCGGATTATATAAAACTGTAATTAAATCTGCCGCTGCTGCTGCTTTTAATCTTTTTAAAATAACTTCCCAGGGAGTTAAAATATCACTTAAACTAATTACTGCATAATCATGCATTAAAGGTGCTCCCAAAACAGCTGCTGCTGCATTTGCTGCTGTTATTCCTGGTAAAACTTTTATTTTAATTTCAGCTGCTTCTACTTCAGCCATTTCTAAGGCTAAACCAGCCATTCCATAAACACCAGGGTCACCACTACTAATTAAAGCTACTTTTTTACCAGAATTTGCATATTCAATTGCTTTTTTTACTCTTTCCTTTTCTTTGCTCATTCCACTAACATAAGTTTCTTGCTCTTTACCAATTATTTCTTCTATACATTTAAGATAAGTTGTATAACCAACTATAATGTCTACAGATTTTAAAGTCTGATAAGCCTCACGGCTCATACTAGCTAAATCACCTGGGCCAATTCCAATAACATAAAGATCTTCAGTTAACAATTTAAATCAATCCTTCCTTATTTTAAATACTTAATAAATTAAATTTTAGTATTAATAATATTTATAAACTAATAAATTAGAACTTAATTATTCAATAAAATAACTAATATTAGTCACCTGATCTAACAAAACCTTATTATGTGATACAATAATAAAAGATTGTGGTATTTTATTTAAAATTTTAATCATTCTTTTTACAGATTGCTTATCTAAACTGGCAAATGGTTCATCTAATAATAAAATATCAGGTTCCATTGCTAAGACCGCAGCAAAAGCTATTATTTTTTTCTGACCTTGAGATAAATTATAAGTAACCTTTTTTTCAAAACCTTCCATTTTAACTAAAGCCAATTTTTGAGCAACAATTGCTTTTGCTTCAGCTTTAGATTTCCCCAAATTAATCGGGCCAAAAGCAATATCTTCTTCAACTGTAGGAGAAAAAAGTTGATTATCTGAATCCTGAAATAAATAACCTATTCTTTCTCTAATTTCAATGAAATCTTCTTCTTTTTCTCTTTTTTGACCAAATATTTTTATTTGCCCAGCATCAGGCTTTAAAAGGCCCATAATTAATTTAAAAAAAGTTGTTTTACCACAGCCATTATCACCAATCAAGGCTATTCTATCTCCCTTTTTTAAACTAAAATTAAAGTCCTCTAAAATACAATCATCCTTTTCATAACTAAAAGCTAAATTTTTTACTTTTATCATTTTAAATCAAGCCTTCCTTAATTACAAATATTAAACTCAAACTAACTACTAGAGCAATTGTAAATAAAATATCAATTTTTTTTATTTTAAAATCATCAAAAAATATAAATTTACCTTTAAAGCCTCTACAAATCATGGCCTCATAAACTTTTTGAGAGCGCTCATAACTTTTAATTAAAAGCATTGCAATTAAATAGGCATAAGATTTATAAGTATGCAGATTAGTTTTTGCTTTAAAAGCTCTCATCAACATCGCTTCATTTAAACTATTATATTCTTTTTTTATAATATGCAAATAACGATAAACAAAGAAAAATAAATAAATTAATTTTTCAGCTACTTTTAATCTATATAAAGCATGAATAAGATTAGACATAGTAGTAGTTGTTAAAAGAGAAATAATTAAGAGCATAATGGCATTAGAACGCAGAGTTATTTTTAAAGCATAATAGACACCTTCAATTGTTAAACTAAATTTTCCAAAACTAACTAATATCTCTCCTGGAAAAGTAAATGGGATAAAAATCCAAATAATAATTATAAAAAAATTAATCATTAATAATTTTTTAAAAAGGAATTTAATTTCTATTTTACTATTAAAAATTAAGATAATCGCTAAAAATAAAAAATACGTTAAAGTTACTAAATCTTTTGTTAAAGCAATTATAAAAGCTGTTAAAAAAGCAACTATTATCTTTAAACGGGGATCAAGCTGGTGTACCCAGCTGTCCCCGTAAGTATTTTTTTGCTCAACTAACATTACTTATTCCCTTTTCTAAAATATAAAGCGACTCCCATCAAACCAAATATATAACCAATTCCACCTATTATTTCTGTAAAACTAGGGCCAGTATCTTGATTTGCTTGAATAATACTTTTTTTAATTGGAGCTAATTTTTTATCTAATTCTTCTGCAATGATTTTTCTTAGCTGCTCTTCATTCACAGTCTGAGCTTTTGCTTTCAAATCTGAATTTGTTGCAGATCCCTCTTGACTAAGAGCTGGTAATTCTGATTCAGTTATTGAATATTCAGCCTGATGACCCATGCCTGCATTCATTTTTAATTCTAAATCTGTTTTAGCTGGAATTTGAATTTCACAAACTCCATTTGCATCTGTTGTTCCCTCAGCCAATAATTTGCCTGCTTTATTATGTACTGTAATTTCTGCATTTTTAGCAGGAGATCCATCTCCAAAACCACCTTCTGCTATAATCTTATCACCTTCAACATAAGCATACAAAATAACTTTATGAGCAAAAGCTGGTAAAGAAAAAGATACAATGATTGCTAATAAGCTCACTAATAAAATTAAGTTTTTAAATCTTTTTTCTAAAATCATTTCTTATACAACTCCTCTAAAATAATTGGCTTAATTTTTTTAATTGAAAATATAACAAAAACACTAATAATCCCTTCAATAATCATTACTGGTACATGACTGACAATTGTTAATTTAGCAATTTTTAAAAATGAATCATTTGTGAAAAATAAAGATAGGGCTACCATTAGTGCAGTTATAAATACCGATAAAGCTCCACTAAAAAAGGCAGTAGTCCCTAAGAAAAAACGGGTATTTTTAAAATCATATAACTTAAAAAATTGATGTGCTATAATAGCTGGTAAGGCAACATTTAGGGTGTTAACCCCTAAAACAGTAATCCCACCAAACTGAAATAAAATACTCTGTAAAAATAAAGCGATTAAAACAGCTGGGAAAACCTGCCAGCCAAGTATAATCCCTGAAATACCATTTAAAAGTAGATGGACACTTGTTGGCCCAAGGGGAACATGAATTAAAGAAGCCACAAATAAAGCAGCAGATATAATAGCTGTTTTAGGTATATCTTTATCTTTCATTGTTTTTAAACCGATAGCAACTCCTGCAGCAGATGCTATTCCACCGCCAATTAAAACAGGGGCTGATAAGACTCCTTCCGAAATATGCAATTAAACTCACTCCTTTCAAAGTGCTAACAAATTAATTGTTATTAAATAATAATTATGATAAAATGACTTTAAGCCATGATATGAAGGGAGAAGGCTCAAAATGAGCCCTCTTTAATTTATTGGGAACTAAATTAATTCATATCATGTGCTTTTACCCACATTACTGCACCAATTTCATGATCTTTACCCTCAATTTTTTCTCCTTCCATCAAAGCTGCAAAACCCCACCAACCTGATTTAGGAATAGAATAAGCAAAAACTCCATTTTTATCTGCTTTAACTACCTGAGTATAGAAAGAATCAGCAGGAACTTCAACTCCACTATTATTTAAGCCACTAAAAGCTCCCTCATTTAGATATTCAATTTCTACTTCTGCATAAGGAACAGCTTTACCATCTTTTTTTACAATTGCTCTAAAACTATTTCCTGTCCATAAACCATAAGGTCTAGCTAAAGGAACTATTTCTGCTTTTTGACCAATTTCTCGGTCCCAATCACTAGGCATCCCCATTTTATTAACTACAATTTTAGTATATTGAGTTATGTAAGCATCTTCACTTGCTTCATAATAAGGTGCTGGTTCTAAATAAAATAAATAGTCACCAGGAGCTTTAGTTTTATAATTAGTCTTCCAGGCTTGAGAACCAAAATATTCAAATGATTCTAATTCAGAAGTTAAATCTTTTTCTCGCCCTTTATTAACTACAGCAAATTTTTCTGGTTTATTCATTTCCATTGTGTGAGAGGCTTCCATTGGATGAGTAAAAATTAACTGTAAACCAATTTCTTCTGCTTCCCCATTACTAATTGTCTCATCTGTAGGTAAAATAAGCTGAAAATGAGCAGATACACTCAAAGTTAAAATGAAAATTAAAAGCATTGAAAATAAAACTGTTTTCTTAAACATTTAAATCACCCTTTTTTTAAATTTTTAGTTTTTGCTTGCTTAAATCTAAATCAAAATATAATTTCCCCTTTAATTACTAAACTCACCTCCTTTTTTAATTTTTATAATTAATTATCCAGGCTGAAGCTTAATTAAAATCAGCCCAGATAAAATAATTAACTTTTAATCAATTAACTTTGCAACTTTTTTAACATAAGCTTCTCTAACTCCTTGATATTCACCTAAGCCTTGGAGCTGAATCTCTACTTCATAACCAGCTGCTTCTAACTGATTTTTCCAGCTATCTTCTTCTTGACCAGCCATATCATTTTGGGCATGATCTCCAGCAACTAACATTAATGGTGCCAATTTAACTTTTTGATAAGCTTTATTTTTTAAGTGTTTAATAACCTGTTCTAACTCAGGATAGCCTTCAACAGTTCCTACATAATAGTTATCCATTCCCTTATCTTTTAAAACATAATCAAAAGTTGCATAAACAGAATTAGCAGCATGTTCACTTCCATGTCCCATCAACACAACAGCTTCTTTTTCTGGATCAGTTACTTTTACTTCAGCATCTATGGTCTCTGCTAATTTAAAATAATCTTTAGTTTTAGTTAAAAGAGCTCTTCCATATTCTAAAATTCTAAATTTGTTTTCATATTTCTTAACTACCCTAACTAAATCATGGAATTCACTCCCATTAATAATATGTAAAGGCTGCACAATTACCTGTTGATAACCTGCTTGATATAATTTTTCTAAGGCTGTTTCTGGATTATTAATATGAAGATTATCCCTTCTTTTTAATTTTTCAATAATCATTCCAGAAGTAAAAGCTCTTTTTAAATCATAATCAGGAAAATTATCACTAATTTCCTTTTCACAAGCTGCAATAGTCTTTTTTCTAGTTTCATGATAACTAGTTCCAAAACTAACAACTAAAACTGCTTTTTTCTCTTTTTCTCCTGCTCGATATTCGTGAGCAAAATTTTTATCATATAGTTTTGATTTCTGATAATCACTATCTAAAAAATCACCAACTAAAATTAAAGCAGTTTTTTTAATTCCAGCTGCTTTTACTTCAGCCGCGATTTCACCTAGAGTAGATTTAATAACTTTTTGTTCTGGCCAAGAAGCTTTAGCTACAATAGCAGCCGGAGTAGTTAATGGATATTCTTTACTTAGATTATCTACTACTTCTTCTATCATCTGCACACTTAAAAAGATAGCCATTGAAGCTTGATGTTGAGCTAAGCTAGCTAATTTTTCTTTTTCAGGAACTGGAGTTCTACCAGCCTGCCTTGTTAAAATTACAGTTTGGGAAACATCAGGTAAAGTATATTCTGCTTCTAAAGCTGCTGCTGCAGCTAAAAATGAACTTACACCTGGTATAATCTGATAGTCAATTTCATTTTCTACTAAAATATCTATTTGTTCTTTAATCGCTCCATAAATTGAAGGATCTCCTGTATGAACTCTTGCTACATTCTGATCAGCTGCTTTTGCTTCTTTTATTATTTCAATGACCTGGTCTAAACTTAAATTAGCACTATTATAAACTTTAGCATCTTGATTATATTTTAAAACTTCTGGATTAACTAAAGAACCAGCATAAATAATAATTTCTGAATTTTCTATAGCTTTTTTTCCCTTAATCGTTAATAATTCTGGGTCACCAGCTCCGGCTCCAATAAGATATACTTTCATTTAAATCCCCTCTCTTTTAACAATCATCAAAGTTAAATAAGCAATTTTTTCATCTTTAAAATAATCAATATCTTCTGTATAAAATTCATCTTCAAAACCACATTTACTAGCAATAACTACATTCTTTTTTAAATCTAACTTATCTAAAACTGGATAAACAGTTTTGTAATTACGACTCAGTTTTAAAATAATAACTGTTTCAAATAGAGCAAAAACTTTTTCTAAATACTCTTCACTTTTAACATCAGAAATAATAGCTGTATTTTCTTTTCCTTCTGCTAAAGCTAAATTATATTTAGCTGCACTAGCTGTAATAGAATTAATACCAGGCACAGTTTCTACTTCAATTTCATTATTCCATTTTTTTATTTTTTCTAACATATAAGAATAAGTACTATAAAGTAAAGGATCACCTATGGTCACAAAAGCAACACTTTTACCTGAATTAAGTAAATCATTTATTTTTTCAGCTGCTTGACAGCGTGATTTTTCTAACTCACTTTTTTTCTTGGACATTTTAAATTCTAACCGAATAAATTTTTCTTGATCTGCAATTAAGTTAGATATAATTTCTAAGGCTCGACTAGAGTCACTATTTGTTGAAACAGGAGTACAGATATAATCAACATTTTTTAAAGTTTCTACAGCTTTTAAAGTCAAAAGACCAGAATCACCTACCCCTACCCCGACCCCATAAAATTTCTTAGCCAAATTTATTCCTCCCTCTGAGCACTAATAACATAAATTGGAGTTAGTGCTTTAAACATTTTATAATTTTTTATATTTCTAGTTCTAGTTACAGCTACATTAACAATTTCTAATTTATAATTTAAGGCTTCTAATTTTGAAATGCCAGTTATTAAAGTATTTAAAGTTACTGCTGTTAATACAATTCTTCCTCTTTTTTTGAGTTTCTGGTCAGCTTGTTCAAGAATCTCAGCCAAATGACCGCCACTACCACCAATAAATATTCTATCTGCTTCTGGCAGAGCATCCATTTTAAGAGGAGCTTCACTTTTTATTAGTTGAATATTATTTAACTTAAAATTTTCAATATTTTTTTTGATTAAATTTAAGGCCTCAGCCTTTCTTTCTAAAGCATATACCTGACCAGATTTTAAGGCTAAACCCATTTCTACAGAAATACTACCACTTCCTGCTCCAATATCGTAAGCAATTTGTTTACTTTTTAATCTTAACTTAGAGATGATTACCGCTCTTAGTTCTGACTTAGTCATTGGAACTTCACCTCTAATAAAATAATCATCTGGAATTCCAGGACTATTATATTTCCATTCTGCCACTAAAATCACCTTCTAAATCTAATTTATAGTCTCTTTCATTTTTAGCTAAAATAATCATTACTGTTAGCTTAGAAAATTTCTTTTCTTTTATTTCCACAGCAGTACCAGCTGTTATTTTTTCAGATTGATAAGAAAGATTTTCAAAGACAAAGATTTCTTGATCATTAACTCCATTTTCTAATAAATATTCTGCAATTTTATTCGGGGGAAATTTATTATCTGTAAAAAAACCAACTTTATTATTTTTCTGCAGTAGTTGTAATAATTTAGCTTTATTATCTTTGCCGTGTAGACTTGTTATTTGCAAATCATTCCAATTGATTTTAATCTTAGCTGCTGCCAGCTGTAAAGCACTAATCCCAGGAATCACTTCTAAAATTCTAGCATCTAATTCCCGCCTTAAATAATTCAGTAAGCTATATAGACCAGGGTCTCCAGAAACTAAAACCGCAATTTTTTGTTTCTGATAATTATTCAAGATATAATTTTTAATATCTTTTAAAGGTGTTTTGATCTTTATTTTTTCTACTTCTAAATCAGGAAAAAGATCTAATGCTCGCTGGCCTCCAATTAAAACATCCATCTGGTATATTATTTTTTCACTTTTTTTTAATAAATAATCTCCATTTCCCGGACCAATCCCTAAAACATAAACTTTATTCAAAATCAAAATCCTCCTTAGCTCCTTGAGTCAAAGCAATAATCCCTTGCTTTAAACTAAAAATTACAGCTTCTGTTTTAATTTTATTTTCCAATTTTTCTTCTGTTTTTTGAACTACAGCAGCTGCTAACTGATCTAAAACTGACTGCATATTATTTTCTAATAAATAAGCAGCTATTTCTTCTGCTGTATTTGCAGCAAATATGTCTTTTATATTTTGCTGTTTAGCCCCAAGTAAAGCTGCGTGAGCAGCAATTATTTCTTTTCTAGCATCTGCTTTTTTACTATGAGTATTAAAAATACCTCCAGCTACTTTAACAATTTTACCAATATGACCCAAAATAATAATTTCATCTAAATTAAGATCTTTAGCTTCAACTAACATAAAACCAACAAAATTACTCATTCTAATAATTCTTTCTTCTTTAAAACCAGCTTTGAGAGCTATTTTTTTGCCATGATTTCCAAAAACAAAAATTAATTTTTTTTGCTTTAAAGCAACTGCTTGCTTTAACTCAATCGCTAAAGAATCTTTATAAGCTGATTCGGACATTGGTTCTACTATTCCAGTTGTACCTAAAATTGAAATTCCACCTTTAATTCCTAATTTAGGATTAAAAGTTTTTTTGGCAATTTCTACTGCAGCTGGGGCTGAAATAGTTAATTCAAATCTATGATTAAGTGGAAAAACAGATTGAACAGCTTTTTTTATCATTTTTCTGGGCTCAGGATTAACAGCTGCCTGGCCAACATCCATTTTTAAACCAGGTTTTGTTATTTTGCCAATTCCACAACCTGCTTTAATAATTACTTCTGTCTCTTTTTTACTTATATCTTTTTTTAGTAATTTCAGATCAACAGTAATTTTTAGACCATCTGTCTGATCAGGATCATCACCAGCATCTTTAATAATAGCAGCCCGAGCTTTATCTGCTGTATAAAAACAATCTAAAACATCCATTTCGACTGCAATTCCAGCTGGAGTATTAATCACTACCTGTTGAATTTTTTTTTGAGCTAATAACATTTCAGCAGCAGCCTTAGCTGCTCCAGCAGTAGTGGTCCCAGTTGTATAGCCCAAGCGATATTTTTTACCACCCTTTTCAATATATTGCTCAAAGCTCATAATTAATCCTCAAGCATATAAAGTACAGAATTAACAACGGAAGCAGCTATTGCACTCCCACCTTTACGTCCTGCCAAAGAAATATGAGGTATCTTACTTGCTATCAATTCAGCTTTAGATTCTGCAGCTCCTACATAACCTACAGGAGTACCTACAATAAAATCTATTTCTTTTCCAGCTTCAGCTAAATTTAATAATTCAAAAAGTGCAGTTGGAGCATTACCAACAGCAAATATTTTTTTGCCTGGTAAGTCTACTGCTTTACGCATAGCCATAATAGATCTAGTTAAAGAAGTTTTTTTAGCTTTTTCTCTTACATCTTCATCTGAAATAAAGCATTTAACTTCTCCTCCATATTCAGCCAATTTTCTTTTGTTGATACCTGCTTTAAGCATTGAAACATCTGTTATAATATCTGCTCCCTCTCTAATTAATTGGCTCATTTTTTCGATAGCAGCTGGTGAAAATTTGACTTTTGTTGCTAATTTAGGTTCTGCTGAAGCATGAATCACCCTTTTTATTGTTTTTAATTCTGATTCACTACAGTCTAATTTCCCTATTTCTTGATCAATCATTCTCATACTCTTAGCTTCAATTTCGTATGGATTAGTATCTTCCATTTGTTTTCAGCTCCTTATTTTAATAGTTTATTTAAATTAAGATTCAAACCAAGTTTAATTAAATAGTAATTTTTAACTATTTTTCGATTCCTACTCTAGCTTGAACTCCTTTTTGATAATAATGTTTAATTTCTTTCATTTCAGTTACCAAATCAGCTCTTTCTATGATTTCTGCTGCTGCATTGCGGCCAGTTATTACAACTTCTACCCCTGAATCACGAGCATCTATAACTTCTATTAACTCTGCTGCTGAAAAGAGATCATAATAAACTGCAATATTTGCTTCATCTAAAATAACTACTTCATATTCTCCTGATTTTAAAATTTCAGCAACTTCTAATAGCCCAGCTTTAGCTGCATTAATATCATCTTTGTTTGGCTGACCATTAATAAAACATTTTAAACCATATTGTTTAATCTCTACATTTTTCAGCTGAGAAAAACTATTTAATTCACTATATTTCATTCCTTTAACAAACTGGGCGATATAAACTTTTTTGCCAGCTCCTACAGCCCTTAAAGCCAAGCCAAAAGAAGCAGTTGTTTTTCCTTTTCCATTACCAGTATAAACTTGAACCATACCTTGCATTTTAAGCCACCTCTTATTAAATTAGTCTGCAAAAATAATTTTATATAATGCTTTTAGATCAATATATTTTTTAAATTCTTCTGCCAAATAATTATAATTATCTTCTCTAATTTGAGCTGCAGTTTTTAGATTAACTATGCTAGCTTGATAACCCTTTTTTTCTAATAAGTAATTAAGTAGGGCATTTCTGAAATTATCATTTATAAATATATTATGAATATAAGTTCCCCAAACATTAGCAGCTTTGTTCACAGCTCCATCATTAATAATTTTGTCTGTTTTATTTAATTTTTTTCTTTTTAACTTAAAGACTGCTTCTTCAGATTCATTCAAGGTCCTACCCTGATGAATCTCATAACCACTTAAATTTTTAAATTTCTTGTCTTGTAAAAATTTCAATTCATTTAAAGTTTCAGCTTTAACCTGACGTCTTATTTTCTTTTTTTCTAAAATAGTTGTAGTTTTCAAAAGGGAGAGCCCCTCAATTTCATTCTCTTTTCCTTCATAATGATTTGGATCCTTTATTTTTTGA includes these proteins:
- the cobO gene encoding cob(I)yrinic acid a,c-diamide adenosyltransferase, whose amino-acid sequence is MQGMVQVYTGNGKGKTTASFGLALRAVGAGKKVYIAQFVKGMKYSELNSFSQLKNVEIKQYGLKCFINGQPNKDDINAAKAGLLEVAEILKSGEYEVVILDEANIAVYYDLFSAAELIEVIDARDSGVEVVITGRNAAAEIIERADLVTEMKEIKHYYQKGVQARVGIEK